The following are encoded together in the Mumia sp. Pv4-285 genome:
- a CDS encoding sensor histidine kinase produces MSARAEARTALLRTVFLLIGAALFLAFALLGISVAATGREAANVAVAVIGAVLVLALLVAVSLFPGVRDTEVAAARILLDPPGELVDEPVDRRRHRWRTTWFVLAHVLAGGLVGTSLVIGIPLAYSELPWYAATAALAVLLALVVVIGAGMARLAVVCLGPTDADRLAVAEQRIGREEAQRALARDLHDGIGHALSVISLQAVGGRQMVSRDPEHAAESLRIIAETARRALDELDHALGILRDEPGPAERAPLQRLGDVPALVASYVAGGAEVHADLADPTGVPDLVSREAFRITQEGLTNAYEHGDGSVIDLETRVGDDLLVSVRNGVPPHGRGDRAERSAGRGLAGLRERVTLLGGELEVRQVDATWHLVARLPLPPGQHQDRQHQDGPR; encoded by the coding sequence ATGAGCGCTCGGGCCGAGGCCAGGACGGCGCTGCTCCGTACGGTGTTCCTGCTGATCGGAGCAGCGCTGTTCCTGGCCTTCGCCCTGCTCGGCATCAGTGTCGCGGCGACCGGGCGCGAGGCGGCCAACGTCGCGGTCGCGGTGATCGGCGCGGTGTTGGTGCTCGCCCTGCTGGTGGCGGTCTCGCTGTTCCCCGGGGTGCGCGACACAGAGGTCGCCGCCGCGCGCATCCTCCTCGACCCGCCGGGGGAGCTGGTCGACGAGCCCGTCGACCGCCGCCGGCACCGCTGGCGTACGACGTGGTTCGTCCTCGCCCACGTGCTCGCGGGCGGCCTCGTCGGCACCTCGCTCGTCATCGGCATCCCGCTCGCGTACTCGGAGCTGCCCTGGTACGCCGCCACCGCCGCGCTCGCCGTCCTGCTGGCACTCGTCGTCGTGATCGGCGCGGGGATGGCTCGACTGGCCGTGGTCTGCCTCGGACCGACCGACGCAGACCGGCTCGCCGTCGCCGAGCAGCGCATCGGGCGCGAGGAGGCTCAGCGTGCACTCGCCCGCGACCTCCACGACGGCATCGGTCACGCGCTGAGCGTCATCTCGCTGCAGGCCGTCGGTGGGCGCCAGATGGTCTCGCGAGATCCCGAGCACGCCGCGGAGTCGTTGCGGATCATCGCGGAGACGGCACGGCGGGCGCTCGACGAGCTCGACCACGCGCTCGGCATCCTGCGCGACGAGCCGGGGCCTGCCGAGCGTGCGCCCCTGCAGCGCCTCGGCGACGTCCCGGCGCTGGTCGCCTCGTACGTCGCGGGCGGCGCAGAGGTCCACGCCGACCTGGCCGACCCGACCGGCGTTCCGGACCTCGTCTCGCGCGAGGCCTTCCGGATCACCCAGGAGGGCCTGACCAACGCGTACGAGCACGGCGACGGCTCGGTCATCGACCTCGAGACCCGCGTCGGGGACGACCTGCTCGTCTCGGTGCGCAACGGCGTACCCCCGCACGGACGCGGCGACCGTGCCGAGCGGTCAGCCGGCCGGGGTCTCGCGGGGTTGCGTGAACGCGTCACGCTGCTCGGCGGCGAGCTCGAGGTCCGGCAGGTCGACGCCACCTGGCACCTTGTCGCCCGACTGCCGCTCCCGCCCGGCCAGCACCAGGACCGCCAGCACCAGGACGGCCCGCGGTGA
- a CDS encoding response regulator transcription factor: protein MSTPIRVLLVDDEPLVRRGLRAILESDAGIEVVGEAADGAAALASARSLTPDVVCMDVRMPGVDGIRATELVLALEPAPRVLVVTTFESDEYVFDALRVGASGFLLKRADADQVVAAVRAVAAGESLLFPESVRRMAVRHAPAQTTYRGPALTPRETEVLTLVSRGMSNPEIATELVLGVETVRTHVANVLSKLGARDRTQAVVVAYETGLVSTAR, encoded by the coding sequence GTGAGCACGCCGATCCGTGTCCTCCTCGTCGACGACGAGCCGCTCGTGCGCCGCGGCCTGCGGGCGATCCTCGAGAGCGACGCGGGCATCGAGGTGGTCGGCGAGGCCGCGGACGGTGCTGCGGCGCTGGCGTCGGCGCGCTCGCTGACTCCCGACGTCGTGTGCATGGACGTGCGGATGCCGGGTGTGGACGGCATCCGCGCGACCGAGCTCGTCCTGGCCCTGGAGCCTGCGCCACGGGTGCTCGTCGTGACGACGTTCGAGAGCGACGAGTACGTCTTCGACGCGCTGCGGGTCGGCGCCTCGGGCTTCCTGCTCAAGCGGGCCGACGCCGACCAGGTGGTCGCTGCGGTCCGCGCGGTCGCCGCCGGGGAGAGTCTGCTCTTCCCCGAGTCGGTGCGGCGGATGGCCGTGCGCCACGCGCCCGCCCAGACGACGTACCGCGGTCCGGCGCTGACCCCTCGCGAGACGGAGGTCCTCACGCTCGTCTCTCGCGGCATGTCCAACCCCGAGATCGCCACGGAGCTCGTGCTCGGTGTCGAGACGGTTCGGACCCACGTCGCCAACGTGCTGAGCAAGCTCGGTGCCCGCGACCGGACGCAGGCGGTCGTCGTCGCGTACGAGACCGGGCTCGTCTCGACGGCCCGCTGA
- a CDS encoding M14 family metallopeptidase, protein MRRPAAILFTTALVGGLLGVLPATASPPKAPTDSPPVDLEIYTATVDAKGLDLLGEAGVDRGHDVLGAAEGGKAKVEVVLPPSEADKLREKGVDLTLKKIDGVKATTLSARQAAAGYDVFTSYSEAGGIRDDMVATTKQYPKLTKLVKAGTSGTGQDILAVKVGKNAGKTKDGSKPAVLYGAAQHAREWITPEMVQRLMHHVLDQYGKDKRITKILDTTELWFLPVQNPDGYDFTFEEGNREWRKTVRDNNGDGQVTVGDGVDMNRNFPFKWGYDNEGSSPQPFSDTYRGPAPASEPETRATIGLVDRLGAEFFINYHSAAELLLYGTGWQVDTPTPDDEIYTALAGNDANSAIPGYDPDISAELYTTNGDTDGHTHEEQGTLAFTPEMATCQTASAVDPDDEWDPAACTSVFAFPDDEELVQAEFEKNIPFALSLAESAHDPDDPRSAVGIKVKDIRPDAFTTSYGKKQTVAVTAKRKVKGLLMTTRINGRLRSITPMKEWKGGEKYGGENDKYYAEYRAQVKGQKPGDKVTVTFTGLNIKPFRGSRDSFSYTVADDIGGDVLILAAEDYTGLSPAQGLTAPKHASAYAASLNAAGYSTDVYDIDANGRKAPHDLGVLSHYDAVVWETGDDIIPRNTGQVGGTAAKWAYDTELRVRDYLNAGGKVLVAGKYALYAQAADGDYYYHPDEETAGSCTTPEEYPCLPMGNDFLQYWLGSYQYVDDGGTAEDGTTFPLSGDEGGPFAGFEAQLDDTQDHTGAFVSTSSFLPVDEFPQFESSAPLSWLRGFGDPYSPYTGDWFMSAGSADQAYKRLATTVDLTGATSGSLDFKFSADVEADWDAMFVEVRPVGTDDWTTLPDTGGEPNTTQSTGDSCASGWVAEIHPQLGHYMNAACEPTGTTGEWHAFSGNSAGWQDWTADLSAYAGQRVEVAIVYATDWGTTNLGVWIDDAKVTVNGATVNETSFETDLGAWTVPGAPATSPGNPNDWERGQQSVDEGAAVMTPDSLTFGFGLEGLDPAARQDILSRSLEALED, encoded by the coding sequence ATGAGACGACCTGCTGCGATCTTGTTCACCACCGCCCTCGTCGGAGGACTCCTCGGAGTCCTCCCGGCGACCGCGTCACCCCCGAAGGCCCCCACCGACTCACCACCGGTCGACCTCGAGATCTACACCGCGACCGTCGACGCGAAGGGGCTCGACCTCCTCGGCGAGGCGGGCGTCGACCGCGGCCACGACGTCCTCGGTGCCGCAGAGGGCGGCAAGGCGAAGGTCGAGGTCGTGCTGCCGCCCAGCGAGGCCGACAAGCTGCGCGAGAAGGGCGTCGACCTGACGCTCAAGAAGATCGACGGCGTGAAGGCCACCACCCTGTCCGCCCGACAGGCCGCAGCCGGCTACGACGTCTTCACCTCGTACAGCGAGGCCGGCGGGATCCGCGACGACATGGTCGCGACCACCAAGCAGTACCCGAAGCTCACCAAGCTCGTGAAGGCCGGCACGTCCGGCACCGGGCAGGACATCCTGGCGGTCAAGGTCGGCAAGAACGCCGGCAAGACCAAGGACGGCAGCAAGCCCGCCGTCCTGTACGGCGCCGCGCAGCACGCGCGCGAGTGGATCACGCCCGAGATGGTCCAGCGCCTCATGCACCACGTCCTCGACCAGTACGGCAAGGACAAGCGCATCACCAAGATCCTCGACACGACCGAGCTGTGGTTCCTGCCGGTGCAGAACCCGGACGGCTACGACTTCACGTTCGAGGAGGGCAACCGCGAGTGGCGCAAGACGGTGCGCGACAACAACGGTGACGGTCAGGTCACCGTCGGTGACGGCGTCGACATGAACCGCAACTTCCCGTTCAAGTGGGGCTACGACAACGAGGGCAGCTCCCCGCAGCCGTTCAGCGACACCTACCGCGGCCCGGCGCCCGCGTCCGAGCCGGAGACCCGAGCGACGATCGGTCTCGTCGACCGTCTCGGCGCGGAGTTTTTCATCAACTACCACTCGGCCGCCGAGCTCCTGCTCTACGGCACGGGCTGGCAGGTCGACACGCCGACGCCGGACGACGAGATCTACACCGCGCTCGCCGGCAACGACGCCAACTCGGCGATCCCCGGCTACGACCCGGACATCTCCGCCGAGCTCTACACCACCAACGGCGACACCGACGGTCACACGCACGAGGAGCAGGGGACGCTCGCGTTCACGCCGGAGATGGCGACCTGCCAGACGGCCAGCGCGGTCGACCCGGACGACGAGTGGGACCCTGCGGCGTGCACGAGCGTGTTCGCGTTCCCCGACGACGAGGAGCTGGTGCAGGCGGAGTTCGAGAAGAACATCCCGTTCGCGCTGTCCCTCGCCGAGTCGGCCCACGACCCGGACGACCCCCGGTCGGCGGTGGGCATCAAGGTCAAGGACATCCGACCTGACGCCTTCACCACCTCGTACGGCAAGAAGCAGACTGTCGCGGTCACCGCGAAGCGCAAGGTCAAGGGTCTGCTGATGACGACCAGGATCAACGGGCGCCTCCGCAGCATCACCCCGATGAAGGAGTGGAAGGGCGGCGAGAAGTACGGCGGCGAGAACGACAAGTACTACGCCGAGTACCGCGCGCAGGTGAAGGGTCAGAAGCCCGGCGACAAGGTGACGGTCACGTTCACCGGCCTCAACATCAAGCCGTTCCGGGGCTCGCGCGACTCGTTCAGCTACACCGTCGCCGACGACATCGGCGGCGACGTGCTGATCCTCGCGGCGGAGGACTACACCGGGTTGTCACCGGCACAGGGACTCACCGCGCCGAAGCACGCCTCCGCGTACGCCGCGTCGCTGAACGCCGCCGGCTACAGCACCGACGTGTACGACATCGACGCCAACGGCCGCAAGGCACCGCACGACCTCGGCGTCCTGTCGCACTACGACGCCGTCGTCTGGGAGACCGGCGACGACATCATCCCGAGGAACACCGGGCAGGTCGGTGGCACCGCCGCCAAGTGGGCGTACGACACGGAGCTTCGGGTCCGCGACTACCTCAACGCCGGCGGCAAGGTGCTGGTCGCGGGCAAGTACGCGCTGTACGCGCAGGCCGCGGACGGCGACTACTACTACCACCCGGACGAGGAGACGGCCGGCTCGTGCACCACGCCGGAGGAGTACCCGTGCCTGCCGATGGGCAACGACTTCCTCCAGTACTGGCTGGGGTCGTACCAGTACGTCGACGACGGCGGCACGGCCGAGGACGGCACCACGTTCCCGCTGAGCGGTGACGAGGGTGGTCCGTTCGCCGGCTTCGAGGCGCAGCTCGACGACACGCAGGACCACACGGGGGCGTTCGTGTCGACGTCGTCCTTCCTGCCGGTCGACGAGTTCCCGCAGTTCGAGTCGAGTGCACCGCTGTCGTGGCTGCGCGGCTTCGGCGACCCGTACTCGCCGTACACGGGCGACTGGTTCATGAGCGCAGGCTCGGCCGACCAGGCGTACAAGCGGCTGGCGACGACCGTCGACCTCACCGGAGCGACCTCGGGCTCGCTGGACTTCAAGTTCAGTGCCGACGTCGAGGCCGACTGGGACGCGATGTTCGTGGAGGTGCGGCCGGTCGGGACCGACGACTGGACGACGTTGCCGGACACCGGTGGCGAGCCCAACACCACGCAGAGCACCGGTGACAGCTGCGCCTCGGGATGGGTCGCCGAGATCCACCCGCAGCTCGGCCACTACATGAACGCGGCCTGCGAGCCCACCGGCACCACCGGTGAGTGGCACGCATTCAGCGGCAACTCCGCGGGCTGGCAGGACTGGACGGCCGACCTGTCGGCGTACGCCGGTCAGCGGGTCGAGGTCGCGATCGTCTACGCCACCGACTGGGGTACGACCAACCTGGGCGTGTGGATCGACGACGCCAAGGTCACGGTCAACGGGGCGACGGTCAACGAGACGTCGTTCGAGACCGACCTCGGTGCGTGGACGGTGCCGGGTGCGCCGGCCACCTCGCCGGGCAACCCGAACGACTGGGAGCGCGGACAGCAGTCCGTCGACGAGGGCGCTGCGGTCATGACGCCCGACTCGTTGACCTTCGGGTTCGGGCTCGAGGGTCTCGACCCGGCGGCACGACAGGACATCCTGTCGCGCTCGTTGGAGGCGCTCGAGGACTGA
- a CDS encoding ABC-F family ATP-binding cassette domain-containing protein, with translation MTLRTTLPARARAQLTAADLHLVRGSRTVLSGVDVAVSPGTRLGVVGENGRGKTTLLQVLSGTLQPDSGTVARVGTLGVAEQEMPSGAGRTVGDLVDLELADAHAALADLDTATLDLVAGRAGADDAYAAALHAAETLDAWDADRRVDVALAALGATTDRERLLSTLSVGQRYRVRLASLLGADHDLLLLDEPTNHLDADGLAYLTERLRSYAGGVVLVSHDRALLTDVVTSVLDLDPSQDGRPRTYGGGYEGYRAGRHAERERWVAAYEAQRAEHARLTADLRTAQDRLSTGWRPDKGTGKHTRATRAPSLVRQVNRRRDALDAHAITAPEPPMVLHVPELPVRPGVRLIRAEQVARSGRMRRAVSCVVGSGDRLVLTGPNGAGKSTLLRILAGDLAPDSGDVRVARGARIGWLHQESPEPSTLRAADAYAEHVGRLVAGGRIAESESVTLASLGLLPSADRERPVAALSTGQQRRLDLALVLAARPHVLLLDEPTNHLSITLVDELTEALGATGAAVVVATHDRQMRRDLAGWDHLKL, from the coding sequence ATGACCCTCCGTACGACTCTGCCTGCGCGCGCCCGCGCCCAGCTCACCGCCGCCGACCTCCACCTCGTACGCGGCAGCCGGACCGTCCTGTCCGGCGTCGACGTCGCCGTCTCTCCTGGGACCCGCCTCGGCGTCGTGGGCGAGAACGGTCGCGGCAAGACCACCCTGCTCCAGGTCCTGTCCGGCACGCTCCAACCCGACTCGGGCACCGTGGCCCGCGTCGGAACCCTCGGGGTGGCCGAGCAGGAGATGCCCTCCGGTGCGGGCCGCACCGTCGGCGACCTCGTCGACCTGGAGCTCGCCGACGCGCACGCCGCGCTTGCCGACCTCGACACCGCCACGCTCGACCTCGTCGCCGGGCGCGCCGGGGCCGACGACGCGTACGCCGCAGCCCTGCACGCCGCCGAGACCCTCGACGCGTGGGACGCCGACCGGCGGGTCGACGTGGCGCTCGCCGCGCTCGGCGCGACCACCGACCGGGAGCGACTCTTGTCGACGCTGTCGGTCGGCCAGCGCTACCGCGTCCGGCTCGCGAGCCTCCTCGGCGCCGACCACGACCTGCTGCTGCTCGACGAGCCGACCAACCACCTGGACGCCGACGGCCTCGCGTACCTCACCGAACGACTTCGTTCGTACGCCGGCGGCGTCGTCCTCGTCAGCCACGACCGCGCGCTGCTGACCGATGTCGTGACCAGCGTCCTCGACCTCGATCCGAGCCAGGACGGGCGCCCGCGGACGTACGGCGGCGGGTACGAGGGCTACCGCGCCGGCCGTCACGCCGAGCGTGAGCGGTGGGTCGCGGCCTACGAGGCCCAGCGCGCCGAGCACGCCCGGCTGACGGCCGACCTTCGGACCGCGCAGGATCGCCTGTCCACCGGTTGGCGGCCCGACAAGGGGACGGGCAAGCACACGCGAGCGACGCGCGCGCCGTCCTTGGTCCGCCAGGTCAACCGACGCCGCGACGCGCTCGATGCCCACGCCATCACCGCGCCGGAGCCGCCGATGGTGCTGCACGTCCCGGAGCTCCCCGTACGCCCGGGCGTGCGGTTGATCCGCGCCGAGCAGGTCGCACGCAGCGGGAGAATGCGGCGAGCGGTCTCGTGCGTGGTCGGGTCCGGCGACCGCCTCGTGCTCACCGGCCCGAACGGGGCCGGCAAGTCGACGCTTCTCCGCATCCTCGCGGGCGACCTGGCGCCGGACAGCGGAGACGTCCGAGTCGCACGCGGAGCCCGGATCGGGTGGCTCCACCAGGAGTCGCCCGAGCCCTCGACGCTGCGCGCGGCCGACGCGTACGCGGAGCACGTCGGCCGTCTGGTGGCCGGCGGTCGCATCGCGGAGTCGGAGTCGGTCACGCTCGCGTCGCTCGGGCTTCTCCCGTCGGCCGACCGCGAACGCCCCGTCGCGGCGCTGTCGACCGGCCAGCAGCGGCGCCTCGACCTCGCGCTGGTGCTGGCCGCACGCCCGCACGTCCTGCTGCTGGACGAGCCGACGAACCACCTGTCCATCACCCTCGTCGACGAGCTGACCGAGGCGCTCGGCGCGACCGGCGCGGCCGTGGTGGTCGCGACGCACGACCGGCAGATGCGACGGGACCTCGCCGGCTGGGACCACCTGAAGCTGTGA
- a CDS encoding SDR family oxidoreductase produces MSQTNAAHRRTQHPSTAPVLVVGGTGKSGRRVAARLETLGVPTRSVGRTTSVPFDWSDPATWDAALDGTSAAYVSYAPDLAFPGASDQVADLARRFADRGVERVVLLSGRGEAGARASEDALLTAVPSARVVRCSFFAQNFTEGVFAFDALGGELAIPVPADVPEPFVDLEDVADVAVAALLDDVYAGTVLELTGPEAMTFGDGWGVVGEAHGQPSAFQAISGAEFVEGMVAAGEPAELAYGLVELFSEVMDGRNVATTDTVTQVLGRPATPLRVAAHRDVAALAHRGLTASGGPSRRGPVASAGRASRPPRPRRSRRAPRSARRRG; encoded by the coding sequence ATGTCTCAGACCAACGCCGCGCACCGCCGCACGCAGCACCCCAGCACCGCGCCCGTCCTCGTCGTCGGCGGGACCGGCAAGTCCGGCCGCCGAGTCGCCGCCCGGCTCGAGACCCTCGGCGTCCCGACCCGGTCGGTCGGCCGTACGACGTCCGTCCCGTTCGACTGGTCGGACCCCGCCACGTGGGACGCCGCCCTCGACGGCACCTCGGCCGCCTACGTCTCGTACGCCCCGGACCTCGCCTTCCCGGGCGCCAGCGACCAGGTGGCCGACCTCGCCCGCCGGTTCGCCGACCGCGGGGTCGAGCGCGTCGTCCTGCTGTCGGGTCGCGGCGAGGCAGGTGCGCGAGCGTCCGAGGACGCGCTCCTCACGGCGGTCCCCAGTGCACGTGTCGTCCGTTGCTCGTTCTTCGCCCAGAACTTCACCGAGGGTGTCTTCGCGTTCGACGCGCTCGGCGGCGAGCTCGCGATCCCCGTCCCGGCCGACGTACCGGAGCCGTTCGTGGACCTCGAGGACGTGGCGGACGTCGCGGTCGCCGCCCTGCTTGACGACGTGTACGCGGGAACGGTGCTCGAGCTGACCGGTCCGGAGGCCATGACGTTCGGCGACGGCTGGGGCGTGGTCGGCGAGGCGCACGGCCAGCCGTCCGCGTTCCAGGCGATCTCGGGCGCGGAGTTCGTCGAAGGCATGGTCGCGGCGGGCGAGCCGGCCGAGCTGGCGTACGGGCTCGTCGAGCTCTTCAGCGAGGTGATGGACGGCCGCAACGTGGCGACCACCGACACCGTCACGCAGGTGCTCGGCCGGCCCGCGACGCCGCTGCGCGTGGCAGCACACCGAGACGTCGCCGCACTCGCGCACCGAGGCCTCACAGCTTCAGGTGGTCCCAGCCGGCGAGGTCCCGTCGCATCTGCCGGTCGTGCGTCGCGACCACCACGGCCGCGCCGGTCGCGCCGAGCGCCTCGGTCAGCTCGTCGACGAGGGTGA
- a CDS encoding AraC family transcriptional regulator codes for MDILGGLLDGPRADGAFLLRSVFTPPWSLRIRDLAPLSVVVVAQGAAWVVPSTGRSTRLEPGDLVLVRGPDEYTIADRPETPPQVFVEPGQRCTDAAGRSMSEEMMLGLRTWGNAADGTTMLVTGTYERASAVSERLLRALPATVVLRRDEWSSDLVTLLCDEMQRDVPGQEVFLDRLLDLVVLAAVRTWLSDQEDGAPGWYRAAADPVVGPALQALHLRVSEPWTVASLATQVQVSRAVLARRFTATVGEPPMSYLTSLRLALAADLLERTDRTLTSIAHAVGYTTPFALSAAFSRERGVSPTQHRSRTQVPRPA; via the coding sequence ATGGACATCCTCGGCGGGCTCCTCGACGGGCCACGAGCGGACGGTGCCTTCCTGCTGCGGTCGGTGTTCACGCCGCCGTGGTCGCTCCGCATTCGCGACCTCGCTCCGCTCTCGGTCGTCGTGGTCGCCCAGGGCGCGGCGTGGGTCGTGCCGAGCACGGGCAGGTCGACCCGGCTCGAGCCGGGCGACCTGGTCCTCGTCCGCGGCCCCGACGAGTACACGATCGCCGACCGCCCCGAGACGCCACCGCAGGTCTTCGTCGAGCCCGGCCAGCGGTGCACGGATGCGGCCGGCCGGTCGATGTCGGAGGAGATGATGCTCGGCCTGCGCACGTGGGGCAACGCCGCCGACGGCACGACGATGCTCGTCACCGGGACGTACGAACGCGCGTCCGCCGTGAGCGAGCGCCTCCTCCGCGCTCTCCCTGCCACGGTCGTGCTGCGCAGGGACGAGTGGAGCTCCGACCTGGTCACCCTGCTGTGCGACGAGATGCAGCGCGACGTCCCCGGACAGGAGGTCTTCCTCGACCGGCTGCTCGACCTGGTCGTCCTCGCAGCCGTCCGGACCTGGCTCAGCGACCAGGAGGACGGGGCACCCGGGTGGTACCGCGCCGCCGCCGACCCGGTCGTAGGCCCGGCGCTTCAGGCACTCCACCTCCGCGTCTCCGAGCCGTGGACGGTCGCGTCGCTGGCGACACAGGTCCAGGTGTCACGGGCCGTCCTCGCGCGCCGCTTCACCGCGACGGTCGGCGAGCCGCCGATGTCCTACCTGACCAGCCTGCGTCTCGCACTGGCCGCCGATCTTCTCGAGCGGACGGACCGCACCCTCACCTCGATCGCGCACGCGGTCGGCTACACGACACCGTTCGCGCTGAGCGCGGCGTTCTCCCGCGAACGCGGCGTCAGTCCGACGCAGCACCGGTCACGAACGCAGGTCCCGCGTCCGGCCTGA
- a CDS encoding NUDIX hydrolase — MPIPPYVAALRSRVGHDLLWLPGVTAVVLDESGERVLLGRRVDSGRWALISGILDPGEEPAVGVVREVREETGVDVVVEALAGVSVTDPISYPNGDVSQYLDLCFVCRPVDAVAAARAHVADDESLEVGWFAWEDVPDDLEETSAGRLRLGAEIVLRPDAGPAFVTGAASD; from the coding sequence GTGCCGATCCCTCCGTACGTCGCCGCGCTCCGCTCTCGCGTCGGTCACGACCTCCTCTGGCTGCCGGGCGTGACGGCAGTCGTCCTCGACGAGTCCGGCGAGCGCGTGCTGCTGGGTCGACGCGTCGACTCGGGCCGGTGGGCGCTGATCAGCGGCATCCTCGATCCGGGGGAGGAGCCTGCGGTCGGCGTCGTGCGGGAGGTGCGCGAGGAGACGGGTGTCGACGTCGTCGTCGAGGCGCTGGCGGGGGTGAGCGTCACCGATCCGATCAGCTATCCGAACGGGGACGTCTCGCAGTACCTCGACCTCTGCTTCGTCTGCCGCCCGGTCGACGCTGTGGCCGCCGCTCGGGCCCACGTCGCTGACGACGAGTCGCTCGAGGTCGGGTGGTTCGCGTGGGAGGACGTGCCCGACGACCTCGAGGAGACGAGCGCCGGGCGCCTGCGGCTGGGTGCCGAGATCGTGCTCAGGCCGGACGCGGGACCTGCGTTCGTGACCGGTGCTGCGTCGGACTGA
- a CDS encoding DUF1707 SHOCT-like domain-containing protein, whose translation MDRIDPRDMRAGDPDREHTADILRRAAGEGRIDIEELEERLERAYRAKTYRELDTLVADLPDGSTLSPTTAARLPAASRSEALQLKATMSDVERSGAWAVPARIHVSPAMGNVKLDFRNADCPHRMVEVEVKGGTGNVVLILPKGWAVDTDQLRTGWGAVKNKREGAPSADGVLVVVSGGIGMGTLVARDPHFYEK comes from the coding sequence ATGGACCGCATCGACCCGCGCGACATGCGTGCCGGCGATCCCGATCGCGAGCACACCGCCGACATCCTCCGCCGTGCCGCCGGCGAGGGACGGATCGACATCGAGGAGCTCGAGGAACGCCTCGAGCGCGCCTACCGGGCCAAGACCTACCGCGAGCTCGACACCCTGGTCGCCGACCTGCCCGACGGTTCCACCCTCTCTCCCACGACCGCCGCCCGCCTTCCGGCGGCATCGCGCTCCGAGGCGCTCCAGCTGAAGGCGACGATGAGCGATGTCGAGCGCTCCGGTGCCTGGGCCGTGCCGGCACGGATCCACGTCTCTCCTGCGATGGGCAACGTCAAGCTCGACTTCCGCAACGCCGACTGCCCCCACCGGATGGTGGAGGTCGAGGTGAAGGGTGGCACGGGCAACGTCGTCCTGATCCTCCCCAAGGGATGGGCGGTCGACACCGACCAGCTCCGTACGGGGTGGGGAGCGGTGAAGAACAAGCGCGAGGGTGCGCCGTCCGCCGACGGAGTCCTCGTCGTCGTCTCCGGCGGGATCGGGATGGGGACCCTCGTCGCGAGGGACCCCCACTTCTACGAGAAGTAG
- a CDS encoding putative protein N(5)-glutamine methyltransferase: MSSSDELLVSRLRAAGSVFAEDEAQVLRESAGSADDLEAMTVRRLAGEPLEQVVGWAEFGGLRIRVVPGVFVPRRRTELLARSTIDAAPRDGVVLDLCCGTAAVGALVEHERPDVDVVATDVDPVAVGCARLNLTRGTAYAGDLFAAVPERLRGAIDVVAVNAPYVPTAGIALMPPEARDHEPHVALDGGADGVDVHRRVAAQVTPWLAPGGRVLVETSDAQVPWTALALAEHGLRARVVRRDPEIGTAVVAGTPVRPGLPVAELPPLEFAFAGPLRDRLVGLVLDGSKTTTTSLVAELFVGGEDSEGMPAVGERWRVVDSAGDTACVVETVGLRVARLADVDLQHAVDEGEGDETVAQWRVSHAGFWEGAEMRAFLGDPSFRVDDETLVVLERLRLVEGYFS, translated from the coding sequence GTGAGTTCCAGCGACGAGCTTCTCGTGTCACGTCTGCGTGCGGCCGGCTCTGTCTTCGCCGAGGACGAGGCGCAGGTCCTCCGGGAGTCCGCCGGGTCCGCGGACGACCTCGAGGCGATGACCGTACGCCGCCTCGCCGGCGAGCCGCTCGAGCAGGTCGTCGGGTGGGCGGAGTTCGGCGGTCTCCGGATCCGCGTCGTGCCTGGTGTCTTCGTCCCGCGCCGCCGCACGGAGCTCCTTGCCCGCTCCACGATCGACGCCGCTCCGCGCGACGGCGTCGTGCTGGACCTGTGCTGCGGCACGGCGGCTGTCGGCGCGCTCGTCGAGCACGAGCGCCCCGACGTGGACGTCGTCGCGACCGACGTCGACCCGGTGGCGGTCGGGTGCGCCCGCCTGAACCTCACGCGCGGCACGGCGTATGCCGGCGACCTCTTCGCGGCGGTCCCCGAGCGTCTGCGCGGCGCGATCGACGTGGTCGCGGTCAACGCGCCGTACGTCCCGACGGCCGGCATCGCGCTGATGCCGCCGGAGGCCCGCGACCACGAGCCGCACGTGGCGCTCGACGGCGGTGCCGACGGCGTGGACGTCCACCGGCGCGTCGCAGCCCAGGTGACGCCGTGGCTCGCACCCGGCGGTCGGGTCCTCGTCGAGACGAGCGACGCACAGGTCCCGTGGACGGCGCTGGCGCTCGCGGAGCACGGGCTGCGTGCCCGGGTGGTCCGCCGAGACCCCGAGATCGGGACGGCGGTGGTGGCCGGGACGCCGGTCCGTCCCGGTCTGCCGGTGGCCGAGCTGCCGCCGCTGGAGTTCGCGTTCGCCGGGCCGCTGCGAGACCGTCTGGTGGGTCTCGTGCTCGACGGCAGCAAGACGACCACGACGTCGCTCGTGGCGGAGCTCTTCGTCGGTGGCGAGGACAGCGAGGGGATGCCGGCCGTCGGTGAGCGGTGGCGGGTCGTCGACTCCGCGGGAGACACGGCCTGCGTGGTGGAGACCGTCGGCCTCCGCGTCGCCCGGCTTGCCGACGTCGATCTGCAGCACGCCGTCGACGAGGGAGAGGGCGACGAGACCGTCGCGCAGTGGCGGGTCAGTCACGCCGGCTTCTGGGAGGGCGCGGAGATGCGCGCGTTCCTCGGCGATCCTTCGTTCAGGGTCGACGACGAGACGCTGGTCGTGCTGGAGAGGCTGCGGCTCGTGGAGGGCTACTTCTCGTAG